A single Sphingobium sp. RAC03 DNA region contains:
- a CDS encoding rhodanese-like domain-containing protein, which produces MLWFLMSMAVAAAPIEGARDFDAVSGYRVSHYRALVPAPPEGVRRIDVHEALALSRQGMLFVDVTPAEGGRRDEVTGQWVLAGEHSTIPGARWFPEAGRGWLESATEAWFLGGVARLSQHRQNRPIVVFCLADCWMSWNAALRLRRAGHRDVLWFGEGIDGWREMGLQLTKGRPED; this is translated from the coding sequence ATGTTATGGTTTCTGATGAGCATGGCTGTGGCAGCAGCACCTATCGAGGGAGCGCGCGATTTCGACGCGGTGAGCGGCTATCGCGTTTCGCACTATCGGGCCCTCGTCCCTGCCCCGCCCGAAGGAGTGCGGCGCATCGACGTTCACGAAGCGCTCGCACTTTCACGCCAGGGTATGTTGTTCGTTGACGTAACGCCGGCCGAAGGAGGCCGTCGTGATGAAGTGACGGGTCAATGGGTGCTTGCGGGAGAGCACAGCACAATCCCGGGAGCGCGCTGGTTTCCGGAAGCTGGGCGAGGTTGGCTCGAGAGTGCGACGGAAGCCTGGTTCCTGGGTGGCGTGGCGCGACTATCTCAGCATCGACAAAATCGTCCAATTGTCGTGTTTTGCCTGGCCGACTGTTGGATGAGCTGGAATGCCGCCTTGCGGCTGCGGCGTGCCGGACACCGGGACGTACTTTGGTTCGGCGAAGGTATCGACGGTTGGCGTGAGATGGGTCTGCAGCTCACGAAAGGACGACCGGAAGACTGA
- a CDS encoding acetyl-CoA hydrolase/transferase family protein, whose protein sequence is MVDIGTQQSAKKGTAVRGATGGLSRRTVTDDLCNAVTDEPIEVTYRRKHVSAEEAADLVPNDARIALGIGVSQPPSLLHAIANRARSGTLSGAKIYCLLSSAVAGETVCARDVAHAIELVSLFHSGVERSIDKAAAADGRNMCAFMPAAFHQVPKLLCQEVVVDTLIAMVSPMDADGNFSFGTNTDYAQPVSKVAKRILLEVNPRMPRVSGECTVNIKDVTAIVEHDCELIEIPRGVPSSEDNVIGSIIAGMVKDGDCLQMGIGALPDAVCRALLHHQHLGIHTELLTPGLANLMRMGVVDNSRKRIHQGKTVFTFAMGDRQLYDFMNNNSDLEAYPVNYVNNPFVISQNDNVVSVNATLQIDLYGACNSEFMHGRQFSGSGGQLDFVRGAYASNGGRSIIACHSTAAGGTVSRIAPVLAGPVTTPRNETHIVVTEYGWANLKGKTCSERALALIGLAHPKFRDELTQSARSMALI, encoded by the coding sequence ATGGTTGATATCGGGACACAGCAAAGCGCGAAGAAGGGTACCGCGGTACGGGGCGCGACCGGAGGGCTCAGCAGGCGGACCGTTACGGATGATCTGTGTAACGCGGTAACCGACGAGCCCATTGAGGTGACTTACCGACGAAAGCATGTGTCTGCAGAGGAGGCTGCCGATCTGGTTCCCAACGACGCACGAATTGCGTTGGGCATTGGCGTGTCTCAGCCTCCCTCCCTCCTGCATGCGATCGCGAACAGGGCCCGATCCGGAACGTTGAGCGGAGCGAAAATCTACTGTTTGCTGTCGTCCGCGGTGGCCGGTGAGACAGTCTGCGCGCGCGATGTCGCACATGCCATAGAGCTTGTGAGCCTGTTTCATTCGGGTGTGGAGAGGTCCATCGATAAAGCTGCTGCGGCTGACGGCCGCAATATGTGCGCCTTCATGCCAGCCGCATTCCATCAAGTGCCCAAGCTATTATGTCAGGAGGTGGTAGTCGATACATTGATTGCGATGGTGTCACCGATGGATGCCGATGGCAACTTTAGCTTTGGTACAAACACGGATTATGCCCAGCCTGTTTCCAAGGTCGCAAAGCGCATCCTGCTGGAGGTCAATCCGAGAATGCCGCGCGTCTCTGGCGAATGCACAGTCAACATCAAGGACGTTACCGCGATCGTCGAACATGACTGCGAACTTATCGAAATACCAAGGGGCGTGCCCAGTTCTGAGGACAACGTGATCGGCTCGATTATCGCCGGGATGGTGAAGGATGGGGATTGCCTGCAAATGGGCATCGGCGCGCTCCCTGATGCCGTATGCCGAGCACTACTCCACCACCAGCATTTGGGAATTCATACTGAACTCCTTACTCCAGGTCTCGCTAATCTTATGCGCATGGGCGTGGTGGATAATAGCCGAAAGAGAATACATCAGGGGAAAACTGTCTTTACGTTTGCCATGGGCGACCGGCAGCTTTACGACTTTATGAATAATAACTCTGATTTGGAGGCGTATCCGGTGAACTATGTGAATAACCCTTTCGTTATTTCACAAAACGACAATGTTGTTTCGGTCAACGCGACCCTACAAATAGACCTATATGGGGCTTGTAATTCCGAGTTCATGCATGGCCGCCAGTTTAGCGGCTCTGGCGGACAACTCGACTTCGTTCGGGGCGCCTATGCATCCAATGGAGGGCGGTCGATCATCGCCTGCCATTCAACGGCTGCAGGTGGGACCGTCTCGCGCATTGCGCCCGTCTTAGCTGGTCCCGTGACGACCCCGCGGAACGAGACCCATATTGTCGTGACGGAATATGGATGGGCAAATTTGAAGGGCAAGACCTGCAGCGAGAGAGCTTTGGCCCTCATCGGTTTGGCGCATCCGAAATTTCGGGATGAGTTGACGCAGTCTGCGCGTTCGATGGCTCTCATTTGA
- a CDS encoding acyl-CoA dehydrogenase codes for MYSAPLLEQSFVLQTIGKLSQTPSCSAIDPGADDIVEAVLSEAGRLAREVFEPLCRRGDLEGARWENGSVSLPEGFLEAYQQYRDGGWASLHAHPDHGGQGLSFALSCAVQEQLTSANMAFALCMMLSQGAIHALSNHASSELQLRYLGRLVSGEWTGTMNLTEPQAGTDVGALRTQAVPEAAGRYRISGEKIFITWGDHDVAANIVHLVLARLPGAPAGTKGISLFLVPKYLVNDDGTLGDKNDVSCRSLERKLGIHASPTCTMQFGAEGNCFGWLIGQENKGLAAMFAMMNHARINVGLQGVAIAERSYQRSVAYAFERQQHGSLIATFPDVRRMLMTMRANTQAARALVYYTASQVDWAAAASGPEERWHFNCRADLLTPVAKSWATDLGVATTSIGIQVLGGLGYIEDSGAAQDFRDARIAPIYEGTNGIQAIDLVTRKLDADCGKHWGLLFAEIGEALDHAERDTALQSTVAALRTGHDAVVRSTLWLTNTAAISPDLRQSAAAPYLQIFGNLIGGWLLLVQAEAALGGLHSADFDREFLEAKVATAKFFAEQIVAPQAAISSALVLAGSKDYRLSKEQMISR; via the coding sequence ATGTACAGTGCACCATTGCTCGAACAGTCGTTCGTTCTCCAGACGATCGGAAAACTCAGTCAAACCCCTAGTTGTTCCGCGATCGACCCAGGCGCTGACGATATCGTCGAGGCAGTGTTATCTGAGGCGGGCAGATTGGCTCGTGAGGTGTTCGAGCCGCTGTGTCGCCGAGGGGATCTCGAGGGGGCCCGATGGGAAAATGGAAGCGTCAGTTTGCCCGAGGGATTTCTTGAAGCCTACCAGCAATATCGCGATGGGGGCTGGGCTTCGCTCCACGCTCATCCCGATCATGGGGGACAGGGTTTGTCTTTCGCCCTATCCTGTGCCGTGCAGGAACAATTGACCTCGGCGAACATGGCCTTTGCATTGTGCATGATGCTCAGTCAGGGCGCGATTCACGCGCTATCCAACCATGCCTCCAGCGAATTGCAGCTGCGCTATCTCGGTCGTCTTGTCAGCGGCGAATGGACAGGCACAATGAACCTGACCGAACCGCAAGCGGGCACGGATGTGGGTGCGCTTCGGACTCAGGCAGTTCCCGAAGCAGCGGGCCGGTACCGAATATCGGGTGAAAAGATTTTCATCACCTGGGGCGATCATGATGTAGCTGCAAATATTGTCCACTTGGTTCTCGCCCGTTTGCCCGGTGCGCCCGCTGGCACGAAAGGCATTTCGCTCTTTCTGGTTCCCAAATATCTCGTCAACGACGACGGCACGCTAGGAGATAAGAACGACGTTTCATGTCGATCTCTTGAAAGAAAACTCGGGATCCATGCATCGCCGACGTGCACTATGCAATTTGGAGCCGAAGGTAATTGTTTCGGTTGGCTCATTGGGCAGGAGAATAAGGGTCTGGCAGCAATGTTTGCGATGATGAACCATGCTAGAATCAATGTCGGCCTACAAGGCGTGGCAATCGCTGAGCGGTCATACCAACGTAGTGTTGCATATGCTTTTGAGCGGCAGCAGCACGGTTCCTTGATCGCTACCTTTCCTGATGTACGCCGGATGCTTATGACCATGCGCGCAAACACACAAGCTGCACGAGCCTTGGTCTACTATACGGCGTCACAGGTGGATTGGGCGGCGGCGGCGAGCGGCCCCGAAGAGCGATGGCATTTCAACTGTCGCGCGGACCTGTTGACGCCAGTGGCGAAGAGTTGGGCCACTGATCTGGGCGTTGCGACGACCTCCATCGGGATCCAGGTCTTGGGCGGGTTGGGATATATCGAGGATAGCGGCGCGGCGCAGGACTTTCGCGATGCGCGCATCGCTCCGATCTATGAAGGGACAAATGGCATACAGGCGATCGACCTCGTGACGCGAAAATTGGACGCTGATTGCGGTAAGCATTGGGGACTGCTGTTCGCTGAGATCGGGGAGGCCCTGGACCACGCCGAGCGTGACACCGCACTCCAATCGACGGTTGCTGCGTTGCGGACGGGGCATGATGCTGTGGTTCGTTCGACGCTTTGGCTTACCAATACCGCGGCGATTTCGCCCGACCTGCGTCAGTCCGCAGCAGCTCCCTATCTTCAAATATTTGGAAATCTGATAGGAGGTTGGCTGTTACTTGTTCAAGCCGAAGCAGCGCTTGGCGGGCTCCACTCGGCAGACTTTGACCGGGAGTTTCTGGAGGCAAAGGTAGCGACAGCAAAATTCTTTGCCGAACAAATCGTCGCTCCCCAGGCGGCAATCTCAAGCGCTCTCGTCCTGGCGGGCAGCAAAGATTATCGCTTGAGCAAAGAGCAAATGATCTCACGCTGA
- a CDS encoding recombinase family protein codes for MLRDYAVDERISTTQQAKLAYVYVRQSSVGQIRHHQESTALQYRLVDRALGLGWPRERVEIIDDDLGKSGAEAQHRYGFQRLIAEVGLGHAGLVLSYDASRLARNNSDWHQLLQLCSMFSVLIADSERIYDPGLYHDRLLLGLSGIMSEAELHQIRMRLHTGERQKAARGELRIPLPAGLIYAPAGGIMLNPDAQVQERIRLVFDSFMRLGSAKAAVRYLRQADLALPVRPLKGPAPHEIAWRDATDARVRNILKNPVYAGAYVYGRRCAAPEKRSEGGKNPTRAVPREQWEVCIQNAHPAYISWETHMAISDKLTDNVGNFKAGHRGMSRKGKALLQGIAMCGSCGRRMALNYSGPDSNHPVYRCRSERATCVGQYCQEVRAPRVEAEVERQFLAALTPDQLAIALAALDAIDADVHGLERQWTLKRERAEYECERARCQYDAVEPENRLVARSLESIWESKLREVEKVEQDYRRWKTEQTVALNADDRARIAAFGIDLPDLWERIENSERKAMLRLVIDKVILDQRRAKGMVWIRIIWQTGAATEHWVMRRTQSYAEAAHADVLEQRIRELNAAGMMDAEVATALNIEGLRNSLDGLFDHNTVHLLRQRWNIPTVKINGVEHNPPRWPDGSYSIQGAATALGVTEQTVFKWLKRGKLQGRQLKKGQPWQVDLTLQQIKALTAPNYSMTPSRKAAS; via the coding sequence ATGTTGAGAGATTATGCCGTAGATGAACGGATAAGCACCACGCAGCAGGCCAAGCTGGCCTATGTCTATGTCCGTCAGTCGAGCGTCGGCCAGATCCGCCATCACCAGGAAAGCACGGCGCTTCAGTATCGGCTTGTCGACCGCGCGCTTGGCCTTGGCTGGCCGCGCGAACGGGTCGAGATCATCGACGACGATCTGGGGAAATCCGGTGCGGAGGCTCAGCACCGATACGGCTTCCAACGCCTAATCGCTGAAGTTGGCTTGGGTCACGCCGGTCTCGTTCTGAGCTACGACGCGTCGCGCCTCGCACGCAACAACAGTGACTGGCATCAACTGCTTCAGCTCTGCTCGATGTTCAGCGTTCTCATCGCCGACAGCGAACGAATATATGATCCCGGACTTTACCATGATCGGCTTTTGTTGGGTCTCTCGGGGATCATGAGCGAGGCTGAACTGCATCAGATCCGCATGCGCCTGCACACGGGGGAACGGCAGAAGGCGGCGCGCGGCGAACTGCGTATCCCGCTTCCGGCAGGGCTAATCTACGCGCCCGCCGGAGGGATCATGCTCAATCCCGACGCCCAGGTTCAGGAGCGCATCAGACTTGTGTTCGACAGCTTCATGCGCCTGGGAAGCGCAAAGGCGGCAGTGCGCTATCTGCGCCAGGCCGATCTTGCCCTGCCGGTCAGGCCGTTGAAGGGACCGGCGCCACACGAAATAGCCTGGCGCGATGCAACCGATGCGCGTGTGCGCAATATCCTGAAAAACCCTGTCTATGCGGGAGCCTATGTCTACGGACGCCGGTGCGCTGCGCCCGAAAAGCGAAGCGAGGGGGGCAAGAACCCGACGCGCGCCGTTCCGCGCGAACAATGGGAAGTCTGCATCCAGAATGCTCATCCAGCGTATATCAGTTGGGAGACGCATATGGCGATCAGCGACAAGCTCACGGACAATGTCGGCAACTTCAAAGCCGGGCATCGTGGCATGTCTCGGAAGGGAAAGGCGCTGCTGCAGGGTATAGCGATGTGTGGCAGTTGCGGACGGCGCATGGCACTCAACTACTCTGGCCCTGACAGCAACCATCCGGTATATCGGTGCCGTTCCGAACGAGCGACCTGCGTCGGCCAATATTGCCAAGAGGTGCGTGCGCCGCGGGTTGAGGCTGAGGTCGAACGGCAGTTCCTTGCAGCGCTCACCCCTGACCAACTCGCCATCGCGTTGGCCGCGCTCGACGCCATCGACGCGGACGTCCATGGACTCGAACGGCAATGGACACTCAAGCGCGAACGCGCCGAATATGAATGCGAGCGTGCCCGGTGCCAATATGACGCGGTCGAGCCGGAGAACCGCCTCGTTGCCCGTTCGCTCGAAAGCATCTGGGAAAGCAAGCTGCGTGAGGTCGAAAAGGTCGAGCAGGACTATCGGCGGTGGAAGACGGAGCAAACCGTTGCGTTGAATGCCGACGATCGCGCCCGTATCGCAGCGTTCGGCATCGACCTGCCTGATCTTTGGGAAAGAATCGAGAACAGCGAACGCAAGGCGATGCTCCGCCTCGTGATCGACAAGGTCATTCTAGATCAGCGGCGGGCGAAAGGCATGGTGTGGATCCGCATCATCTGGCAGACGGGCGCAGCGACCGAACACTGGGTCATGCGGCGCACTCAATCCTATGCTGAAGCTGCTCATGCCGACGTGCTAGAACAGCGGATCCGAGAGCTCAACGCCGCTGGCATGATGGACGCCGAGGTCGCTACCGCGCTCAACATAGAGGGTCTGCGGAACAGCCTGGACGGGCTGTTCGACCACAACACGGTGCACCTGTTGCGCCAGCGCTGGAATATCCCCACCGTAAAGATCAACGGCGTCGAGCATAATCCGCCCCGTTGGCCGGATGGCAGCTACTCGATCCAAGGTGCCGCGACCGCGCTCGGCGTCACTGAGCAAACGGTGTTCAAATGGCTGAAACGCGGTAAGCTTCAGGGCCGGCAACTAAAGAAGGGACAGCCGTGGCAGGTGGACCTGACCCTCCAGCAAATAAAGGCGCTCACAGCGCCAAATTACAGTATGACCCCTTCCAGGAAAGCAGCATCATGA
- a CDS encoding recombinase family protein, translating into MKLGYARVSTEDQNLEIQRGRLSEAGCEMMFEEKISGAARGRPELEKLMGHLRKDDVLVVARLDRLARSTIELLHIAERIKEKQAGLQSLDEPWADTTSPSGVMIMTVFAGIAQFERTLILSRTEEGRKAAMARGVSFGRPKKMRPDQAELARQLVLEGKSISAVARTFNVHPATIYRCIEPNSAL; encoded by the coding sequence ATGAAGCTCGGCTACGCGCGCGTTTCCACCGAGGATCAGAACTTGGAAATCCAGCGCGGTCGGCTCTCGGAGGCGGGCTGTGAAATGATGTTCGAAGAGAAAATATCGGGGGCCGCTCGTGGCCGGCCCGAGCTTGAAAAGCTGATGGGTCACCTGCGCAAAGACGATGTTCTCGTCGTCGCCCGCCTCGATCGTTTGGCGCGATCCACCATCGAACTCCTGCACATCGCGGAACGCATCAAGGAAAAGCAGGCAGGATTACAATCGCTTGATGAACCTTGGGCCGATACCACGTCCCCGTCTGGCGTGATGATCATGACCGTATTCGCTGGGATCGCCCAGTTCGAGCGGACTCTCATATTGAGCCGAACCGAGGAGGGGCGAAAGGCGGCGATGGCGCGCGGTGTGAGCTTCGGACGCCCAAAGAAAATGCGCCCAGATCAGGCGGAGCTCGCTCGCCAACTCGTTCTCGAGGGTAAGTCCATTAGCGCCGTCGCAAGGACCTTCAACGTTCACCCGGCCACCATCTATCGCTGTATCGAGCCAAACAGTGCCTTATGA
- a CDS encoding quinoprotein dehydrogenase-associated SoxYZ-like carrier produces MGEIRTILAVALGLLLICGKPAAAKVPADPLQSPVWKAIGETFFGDDPVRFDPRVRVMMPQIAENQRSFPVSVDARGILGVKRILIVADLNPIPLAVDYELADAAPYLTTNIKLDQRTPVRGAVQLEDGSWLVGGAWVDAAGGGCSMPPLSRARGDWSQHLGEIRGGAWRTSSGARVRLVMRHPMDTGFVANIPTYHIESLLLTDADGAKFGRIAIEASVAEDPEITVIVGSSRSTRLVVTGRDTNGIEYDAIVPVSESRNEVTSK; encoded by the coding sequence ATGGGAGAGATACGCACGATTCTGGCTGTGGCGCTTGGCCTCCTGTTGATCTGCGGCAAGCCGGCTGCCGCGAAAGTTCCGGCCGACCCGCTTCAATCTCCAGTGTGGAAAGCCATCGGAGAAACGTTCTTCGGGGACGACCCCGTGCGCTTCGACCCGCGGGTGCGCGTCATGATGCCGCAGATTGCGGAAAATCAGCGAAGCTTTCCGGTCTCAGTAGATGCACGGGGTATACTCGGGGTCAAGCGCATTCTGATCGTAGCGGACCTCAACCCCATTCCACTGGCGGTAGACTATGAATTGGCGGACGCCGCTCCGTATCTGACAACCAATATCAAACTCGATCAGCGCACGCCGGTCCGCGGCGCTGTGCAGCTGGAAGATGGATCCTGGCTCGTTGGCGGAGCCTGGGTGGACGCTGCAGGGGGCGGATGTTCCATGCCGCCACTGAGCCGCGCGAGAGGCGATTGGTCGCAACATCTCGGGGAAATCCGCGGCGGTGCTTGGCGCACCTCGAGCGGTGCCCGTGTGCGTCTCGTCATGCGTCATCCGATGGATACCGGTTTTGTCGCGAATATTCCCACCTACCACATAGAGAGCCTTTTGCTGACCGATGCCGACGGAGCGAAGTTCGGTCGCATCGCTATCGAAGCCTCCGTAGCCGAGGATCCGGAAATAACGGTCATCGTTGGGTCTTCGAGGAGCACCAGACTTGTCGTGACTGGACGCGATACCAATGGAATTGAATATGACGCTATAGTGCCGGTCTCCGAGAGCCGGAATGAGGTGACCTCCAAGTGA
- a CDS encoding Tn3 family transposase, which yields MPTRHLTDAQRQGFARFDGEPSADQLARYFHLDQTDRDLIGTLRGDHNRLGFAVMLTSARFLGAFPVSPAEIPASVLAAVIEQLALEPGTDVDAYFAGSRRIRHLALIRTHCGFTDFGDNAVARFRLTRWLYALCWSGDDRPGPLIDRAAAWLIANKVLLPGVTVVERLVGRIRDRARTRLWRHLVASLSDDQRVRIAALFDDGDTSTFAALDALRTVPSKRMPTELFRHLDRLDAVRAFNLRPAPPRGVPATTLERLARVARVGKPSAIAALQEPRRTATVAALFHTLEAAAQDDAAELAEALLADLVKGAEAADKQARLRSLRDLDGAAMLLHAMGLLVLTDDALPLNEWRDVLFERLPRPDIEAAMSKVEAIAKPAETKPYDQLRTKWRSARRLFFEIATRIETDAAPGGKNVKAAISYLKGVDDWSSLVKMRGAPIAAVSKAWRQHVLDDDGRMRDPKAYVFAIIDAWRLAIKRRDVFAKPGIRYGDPRRGMLEGESWHNSRLMVARALGRSLEADIEIDGLSRLLDEAYRHVVARAGDNPDLRFETVADKMGIVVTPLDKLDEPESLRALRAAVQTRMPKAGMPDIFLEVMARTGFAKSFTHLSERQATVEHFEISLCATLVGGACNIGLEPIVRPEFAALRRDRLSWVGQNFIRPETIAAANAAIVSAHSRLDIVQHWGAGEVASADGMRFVAPSSAIHAGPNPKYYGQERGVTWYNMISNQFSGLTGAVIPGTLRDSLVVLALLLEQETELDPLEIMTDTAAYSDAIFGLFWLLGYRFSPRLADIGDAKLWRIDRQASYGPFDQTAWGRVKINLIRENWSDLIRLAGSLKLGHLKAAGVMRMLQVKDRPTTLAKALSELGRIIKTLHILRYIDDRPFRRRILFQLNRQELRHKLGRRVHHGDRGEIRSPLRQGQEEQLGVLGLALNSIVHWNAVYMQETVRQLSEAGTPPLPADIARLSPISWRHINFLGRYDFSVPDAVANGGLRPLRQPNSEWDF from the coding sequence ATGCCCACCCGTCACCTCACTGACGCCCAGCGTCAGGGCTTTGCCCGCTTTGATGGCGAACCGTCGGCCGATCAACTCGCGCGATATTTCCATCTGGACCAAACTGATCGCGACCTCATTGGAACTCTGCGCGGCGACCACAATCGGCTCGGCTTTGCCGTGATGCTGACGAGCGCCCGGTTTCTGGGCGCATTTCCAGTCTCGCCCGCCGAGATCCCAGCGTCGGTCCTGGCGGCCGTGATCGAACAACTCGCTCTTGAACCCGGCACGGACGTGGACGCCTATTTTGCGGGAAGCCGACGCATCCGGCACCTCGCGCTCATCCGGACGCACTGCGGCTTCACGGACTTTGGCGACAACGCGGTGGCACGTTTCCGGCTGACCCGATGGCTCTACGCCCTTTGCTGGAGCGGCGACGATCGGCCCGGCCCCCTGATTGATCGAGCTGCGGCCTGGCTGATCGCCAACAAGGTGCTGCTGCCGGGCGTCACGGTCGTCGAGCGCCTGGTTGGCAGGATCCGCGATCGTGCGCGGACCAGGCTTTGGCGCCATCTGGTCGCCAGCTTGAGCGATGACCAGCGCGTGCGCATCGCCGCGCTGTTTGACGATGGCGACACATCCACGTTCGCCGCCCTGGACGCGCTCCGGACCGTTCCCTCCAAGCGCATGCCGACCGAACTCTTCCGACACCTTGATCGGCTCGATGCGGTCCGGGCGTTCAATCTGCGGCCGGCGCCACCGCGGGGCGTTCCCGCCACAACCCTTGAGCGGCTCGCGCGGGTAGCGCGCGTCGGCAAGCCCTCGGCCATCGCCGCCCTTCAGGAGCCTCGTCGAACCGCGACCGTAGCCGCGCTCTTCCATACGCTCGAAGCGGCGGCCCAGGACGACGCCGCCGAGCTGGCCGAGGCTCTGCTCGCCGACTTGGTGAAAGGGGCTGAAGCCGCCGACAAACAGGCCCGCCTGCGCAGTCTGCGCGATCTCGATGGCGCCGCGATGCTGCTCCACGCAATGGGTCTGTTGGTTTTGACCGACGACGCCCTGCCCCTCAATGAATGGCGAGATGTGCTCTTCGAGCGGTTGCCCCGTCCCGACATCGAGGCCGCCATGTCCAAGGTGGAGGCGATCGCCAAGCCCGCGGAGACCAAGCCCTATGATCAACTGCGAACAAAATGGCGGAGCGCCCGGCGATTGTTCTTTGAAATCGCTACCCGCATCGAGACCGACGCTGCCCCAGGTGGCAAAAACGTCAAGGCCGCGATCAGCTACCTCAAGGGCGTGGACGACTGGTCCTCTCTCGTCAAGATGCGCGGCGCACCGATCGCTGCGGTCTCGAAGGCGTGGAGGCAACATGTCCTGGATGACGATGGCAGGATGCGCGACCCGAAGGCCTATGTCTTCGCGATCATCGATGCGTGGCGTCTGGCGATCAAGCGTCGCGATGTGTTCGCCAAGCCCGGCATCCGATACGGGGATCCCCGGCGCGGGATGCTCGAGGGCGAGTCCTGGCACAATTCCAGGTTGATGGTAGCACGCGCCCTGGGCCGATCTCTGGAAGCCGACATTGAGATTGACGGTCTCTCCCGCCTTCTCGACGAGGCATATCGACATGTCGTTGCGCGCGCCGGCGACAATCCGGACCTGCGTTTTGAGACGGTCGCCGACAAGATGGGGATTGTGGTCACGCCCCTCGACAAGCTTGATGAACCCGAGAGCCTTCGAGCACTTCGCGCCGCCGTCCAAACGCGCATGCCGAAGGCCGGAATGCCCGACATCTTTCTTGAAGTCATGGCGCGAACCGGATTTGCCAAGTCCTTTACGCATCTGAGCGAGCGTCAGGCCACCGTCGAGCACTTCGAGATAAGCCTGTGCGCGACCCTGGTCGGCGGCGCCTGCAACATCGGTCTTGAGCCGATCGTGCGCCCGGAATTTGCGGCTCTGCGTCGCGACCGTCTTTCTTGGGTCGGTCAGAATTTCATTCGGCCCGAGACCATCGCCGCGGCCAACGCCGCGATCGTTTCCGCTCACAGTCGTCTGGATATCGTCCAACATTGGGGCGCAGGCGAGGTGGCCAGCGCCGACGGCATGCGTTTTGTCGCTCCGTCGAGCGCCATACACGCCGGGCCCAACCCCAAATATTACGGCCAGGAGCGCGGCGTCACTTGGTACAACATGATTTCCAATCAGTTCAGCGGTCTGACCGGAGCGGTCATCCCCGGCACGTTGCGCGACAGCCTGGTCGTCCTGGCTCTCCTGCTGGAGCAGGAAACCGAGCTCGATCCTCTGGAGATCATGACCGACACCGCCGCCTATTCCGACGCCATTTTCGGTCTGTTCTGGCTCTTGGGCTACCGGTTCAGCCCCCGTCTGGCGGACATCGGCGACGCCAAACTCTGGCGTATCGACCGCCAGGCGAGCTATGGGCCGTTCGATCAGACCGCCTGGGGCAGGGTTAAAATCAATCTGATCCGGGAAAACTGGTCCGACCTTATCCGCTTGGCCGGATCGCTCAAGCTCGGCCACCTCAAGGCCGCAGGCGTCATGCGAATGCTGCAGGTCAAAGACCGCCCAACAACGCTGGCCAAGGCCCTGTCTGAACTCGGCCGCATCATCAAGACGCTGCATATCCTGCGATACATCGATGACCGGCCGTTCCGGCGACGAATATTGTTTCAGCTCAACCGGCAGGAATTGCGCCACAAGCTCGGTCGGCGCGTCCATCACGGCGATCGGGGCGAAATCAGAAGCCCTCTGCGTCAGGGCCAAGAGGAGCAGCTTGGGGTCCTCGGTCTGGCCCTCAACTCCATCGTCCACTGGAACGCTGTCTACATGCAGGAAACCGTGCGCCAACTCAGCGAGGCCGGGACGCCGCCGCTGCCCGCCGATATCGCTCGGCTCTCGCCGATATCTTGGCGTCACATCAATTTCCTCGGCCGCTACGACTTCTCCGTGCCTGACGCCGTCGCAAACGGCGGCCTCAGACCGCTACGCCAACCTAATTCCGAATGGGACTTTTGA